A genomic window from Peromyscus maniculatus bairdii isolate BWxNUB_F1_BW_parent chromosome 1, HU_Pman_BW_mat_3.1, whole genome shotgun sequence includes:
- the LOC143273367 gene encoding cationic amino acid transporter 3-like translates to MRPVALQCFLPSFSCYSLGPLGSGGFVPFGLNGILRGAATCFFAFIGFDCIATTGEEVRSPQRAIPLGIVTSLFVCFLMYFGVSAALTLMMPYYQIHTDSPLPQAFIHVGWGPAQYAVAVGTLCALSSSLIGAIFPVPRVVYSMAEDGLLFRRLARVHPRTHTPVLATVLCGIIAGRQPALSISSAWLCPRANTPHRKKEKSESGAVEMELALEFSSSMEPVSAARTPGIARSLCIPTDTIPTLRSGQIVYRCASLLVLLLKFLCLVLAQWPGQLFSGDPALIAVAVSLLLLIVGVVIVIWRQPQSTAPLHFKVPALPVLPVLSVFVNVYLMMQMTVGTWIRFGIWMVIGFAIYFGYGIWHSLEEKDDQQPTATASNSQTLQEHTPCVELA, encoded by the exons ATGCGCCCTGTTGCCCTgcagtgttttcttccttccttctcttgctacagcttgggtcctctgggctCTGGAGGGTTCGTGCCTTTTGGTCTGAACGGGATTCTCCGTGGTGCAGCGACATGCTTCTTCGCCTTCATTGGTTTCGACTGTATTGCGACCACAG GCGAAGAGGTCCGCTCCCCCCAGCGCGCCATCCCACTGGGCATCGTGACCTCactctttgtttgctttctgatgTACTTTGGTGTTTCCGCGGCACTCACCCTCATGATGCCCTACTACCAAATTCACACCGACAGTCCCTTGCCCCAGGCGTTTATCCACGTTGGATGGGGTCCTGCTCAGTATGCAGTGGCTGTGGGAACATTATGTGCCCTTTCATCCAG CCTCATAGGTGCCATTTTTCCTGTGCCTCGGGTGGTCTATTCCATGGCAGAAGACGGGCTCCTGTTCCGGAGACTCGCCCGTGTTCATCCTCGAACACACACCCCTGTCCTAGCCACTGTCCTTTGTGGAATTATCGCAGGTAGACAACCAGCCTTATCAATTTCATCAGCTTGGCTGTGTCCACGAGCTAACACTCCTCATC gtaagaaggagaaatctgagagtgGAGCTGTTGAGATGGAGCTGGCCCTTGAATTTTCTTCATCCATGGAGCCTGTTTCTGCAGCAAGGACTCCAGGAATTGCAAGGAGCCTCTGTATCCCCACAGACACCATCCCAACTCTGAGATCTGGCCAGATTGTCTACAGATGTGCCTCCCTGCTTG TCCTTCTTCTGAAGTTCCTGTGCCTGGTCCTGGCCCAGTGGCCTGGACAGCTGTTCTCTGGAGACCCAGCTTTGATAGCTGTGGCTGTTTCACTGTTGCTTCTCATTGTCGGAGTGGTCATTGTCATCTGGAGACAGCCTCAGAGCACCGCTCCTCTCCACTTCAAG GTTCCAGCACTGCCTGTGCTCCCTGTGCTGAGTGTCTTTGTGAATGTCTACCTGATGATGCAAATGACTGTCGGGACCTGGATTCGCTTTGGAATCTGGATGGTGATTG GATTTGCTATCTACTTTGGATATGGGATCTGGCACAGCTTGGAAGAGAAGGATGACCAACAGCCAACAGCAacagcctcaaactcccagactCTCCAGGAACATACTCCCTGTGTTGAATTAGcttaa